In Chryseobacterium sp., the genomic window GGTTTAAAAGTCCGGAAGTTTTCTTTTCCCTTTGGTTTCTCAGCTGCCGGCGGACTCCGCTTAGTTTTTTTGCCTGAAGAGAGCTTATATAAAAATAGATGGGGACAATAATCGTTGATACGGCTCCCACATACACATTCTGCATGTACATAATGATGAGGGCAATAATGGCGTTGGAAAAAAGCGGAAGAATATCAATAAAAAAGTTTTGAACGAGTTTCGTAAGACTTTCAATCCCCCGGTCTATCCGGATCTGCAATTTTCCGGATTCGTGGTTTTCATCATTAAAATAAGCTACCCTGTAGGTTAAAATCTTATCAATAGCTGACTGTGCCAGAATAGAACTTACATTAATCCTGATCTTTTCACCGTAAAATTTCTGCCCGAAATTGATGAAAATATTCAGAAGCTCTTTTCCCAGTAAAATAACAGAGATCACAATTAGAATATGAATTCCCTCTGTCATCGGATGTGGAAGATGCGTAAGCTTGGTAACCTCATCTACTGTATATTTCAGAACAATGGGATTGACCTGTGCTGCAAGAGCGCCCAGAAAAGTAAGAAACAGTGTTCCGTAAATCATTGGCCGGTAGGGCTTGATAAATGGGACAAGCTGTTTATAGATTCCGAATAAAGTGACTGTTCTGTTAAAAGGTTTTGCCATAGAATTATTTAAACTGAAAAAACGCACCGATTTCCAGAGAAAAAGGTACGTTTTATTATTATTTTCAGCAAATTATTTGCTTCGGATTTTAGCCTTCATAGATATAGGTAGTCAGATAATGAAGCTCCTGCCGGCTGGCTTCTTTAGATTCTGCCTGGGCCTGTTCTAAAGAATACTGACTATTAATTTCTTTTTTCTGGAAAACAAATGCGTTATTGGCATTCTTGTCTACCACCTCATTAAAGATATGTTCAATTTCAGAATTCGCTAAGGAAGCAAAACTGATATCCTCAAAGCCGTACATCAGTCTCAAATCATCAAAGTGCTTAAAGTTTTCATTAACAAATCCCTGGAAATGGGCTCTGGAATCAAAGTTTCCTGCCCAGATATTGTAGGCATATTTTTTCTTTTTAGGTTTATCCAAAATACTCTGATACACAAAATTCTCTCCAAGATAGGCCTCTCTTACCTGTGGATCATTCGCGAGATCTTCCGGAAGCCCTTCCTTCAGGATTTTTCCTTCAAACATGATGTATGTTTTGTTGGTAATCGCTAACGTCTGCTGTACGTTGTGGTCCGTGATCAGGATCCCGATATTTTTATCGACTAAGCTTCTTACAATTTTCTGGATATCTTCCACAGCAATAGGGTCTACCCCTGCAAACGGCTCATCCAGCAGAATAAAATTGGGGCTTGTGGCAAGACAGCGGGCAATCTCTGTTCTACGTCTTTCGCCGCCGGAAAGAAGATCTCCTCTGTTTTTACGGACATGCTGTAAAGAAAATTCTTCGATCAACTCGTCGCATTTGATTTGCTGTTCACGTTTCGAAAGCTTGGTCAGCTGCAGTACTCCCATGATATTTTCTTCTACGGAAAGCTTTCTGAAAACCGAAGCTTCCTGCGCCAGGTAACCAATTCCTTTCTGAGCTCTGCGGTACATTGCATCTGTGGTGATCTCCTGTTTATCCAGGAAGATTTTCCCTGAAGTAGGCTTAACCAATCCTACGATCATATAAAACGACGTGGTTTTCCCGGCTCCATTCGGGCCTAGCAAACCAACAATTTCTCCCTGTTGAACCTGTACAGAAACGCCTTTTACAACTTTTTTAGGACCGTATTCTTTGATTAAGTTTTCTCCTCGTAAAATCATAGGGCAAATATATCAAAAATGCCAACAAGTTTATATACACCTTCCCATAGTTTATATACAGTTTAACGATAACCGGGCTAATTGTTAAATTTATGTCCCTGCATGCAGGTGTATTCCACTGTCTGCGGTTTATTTAATTCGTTGCAGCCAGCATATTTGTTGGATAAAATCCATTACATTATTATCCTGTAACGACTTACAAGATCTGCCGACCTATTATTAAATATTAAAACAGTAAAAATGGAAAATTACGGTTATACAAAGACATAAGGTCCACAGCCTCAACAAAACAATATTCCTTATCGTTCAGAAAAAAAGATTCCTGCTGCCATATTGGGTATTCTGGTAGGGTGGCTGGCTTTAAATAAATTTTATCTGGGCTATACTAAGGAGGGAATTATTCAAATTGTGCTTAATATTGTTACTTTCGGAGTAGCCTCGGTTATCCCTTTTATTGAAGGTATTCTGTATCTTTTTATGAGTGACAAGCAATTTGATGACACGTATGTCTACGGCAGAAAAGGCTGGTTATAAGATGAGGCGGTTTCTTACAGTAAACCAGAAATTTCTTTAGCCATCAAGAATAATGAAGATAATAAGAGAGATTAAAATCAAATGTTTTTTAATCTCTTTTTTTAATTACATTTCTCTTCATACCCTTAAGCTGATCCAGCTTAATGATTTAAAATTTTATTCCCTATTTTTATCAACCCAAATCAAGAATTAAATTATCATGGAAAATAACCAGGAACTAACGGATCTGCTGGCATTGGATCTGGGGATCAATATTGTCAACCGAAGGCCCTATGCCAAGGAGGTTTTTAAATGGCAGGATATGGATCTTCTTCCCCACTCTTCAGCAGACACATTATTATGTGAAATCTTCGAGTGGAACGGCAGAAACTGGCGGACCACCGAGAACAATCTTATTGGATATTTATTCTCCGACGGAGCACTGAATACTGTTAAAGAACAACTCATCAGTATTCCTAAACATCCTGCCTTAATCCCCGATTTTGAATTTACAAAAGACAGTATGATTGAATACGGGCTGTCACTACCTTCTTTATTCAATATAGGCATCAACGGAAATATCAAAAATGTCAAAAGCCTTTCAGTGAGGGTAAACAATGTTACAAAGTCCAGAATTACCAATATTGATTCTCCCGGAATTGAGATTTTGAAAAATTATTCTTTATTCACACAAACAAAATCTAAAACGTATAGAAAAAATATTAAGTTTAATTATTTGAGCACCTCATTATTCTACGCTGAAAGTGTCGAAATTTATTTGGAAAAAGAGTCAACGGTTGGCTTAGACATCAGCTTCCAGACTCAAAATGTAGAAGTGGACTCAAAAATAGATACGGATACTCAAAAGCATTTCGTTCTACAGTATTCCGGAAAGCAAGCTCCTTTTGCAGCAAAATTTACCAAAGGCAAAGATTTCAATATCATGTAACTTTTATATTTTGGTTAAACTAAATATTAAAATACTGATCACGAATAAATTAACGGAAAAAGAGTTGAAGAAAAATCAAAGGAGGTTGCTTTACCTATCCTGATAAAAATGGCAACTATTTTCGGGGATGGTATTTTAAATGATGACCGGGCAATCCGATAGATCCCAACAGGGCTATCTGTTCCGGATAACAAAAAACACCTCTATGTGAGGTGTTTTTTGTAGACTATTGTTACATTATTTATTTAAGATCATTGCCGCTTCTTTAGCAAAATAAGTAAAGATCATATCTGCACCGGCTCTTTTAAAGCAGGTAAGGTTTTCAATGATTGTTTTGTCATTATCCAGCCAGCCATTCTGAACGGCTGCCTTTACCATGGCATATTCTCCACTTACGTTATAAACTGCTATGGGAAGATCAATGGCCTCACGTACTTTCGAAACAATATCCAGATAAGGAAGGCCCGGTTTGATCATGATAACATCAGCCCCTTCTTCAATATCCTTATACACTTCATTTAGCGCTTCACGGGAATTATGAAAATCCATCTGGTATGTTTTTTTATCTTTCGGAATTTCCATATCATCTTTCGGAGCACTGTCCAAAGCACTTCTAAAAGGTCCATAGAAAGAGCTTGCATATTTTGCAGCATAGCTTACTATCCCTACATCTGTAAATCCACTTTCTTCCAGTGCCTCACGGATCACCAATACCCTGCCATCCATCATGTCACTTGGAGCCACTAAGTCGGCACCTGCTTCAGCATGGGACACAGACATTCTTGCCAGGGCATCATTGGTGGCATCATTTAAAATTTTTCCGTTTTCAATGATTCCGTCATGGCCATAGATTGAATAGGGATCCAATGCGACATCCGGCATTACCACCATACCCGGAACGGCATCCTTAATAGCTTTGATGGTATTCTGCATCAGTCCGTCTTTATTCCATGCCTCTTTTCCTGTATTGTCTTTCAGATGTTCTGACACTTTCATGTATAAATTGACAGCTTTTACGCCCAAAGAAAATAATTCCTTACATTCCTTCACCGTTAAATCGATACTCCGCCTGAAAATTCCCGGCATCGACGGAATCGCCTCCTGCTTGTTTTCGCCCTCCATTACGAAGATCGGCATTACAAAATCATCAGTGGTAAGCACATTTTCTTTTACCAGACTTCTGATAGATTCATTAACTCTAAGTCTTCTATTTCTTGAATGTATCATTTTGGAATACTTTTTGAATAAGTTTCTACAAATTTACTATAAGTTCTATAAAAAACTATTGTACAAGATTATAGAATTTGTTATATTTGTTATATATATTCGAGAAATTATAAATTGATGAAAAAACTTTTACTTTTAATCTTATTCGCAGGCACTTTTGTTGGGTTTTCCAATAATGTACAAGCTCAGCTAAAGGAGCCAAATTCCATCTCACAAAAATCGGATGATGGAGTAGTGATTGCCTATCCCAATCCTGCAAAGGATTACCTTATCATAAAGGCAAAAGATTCTTCTTTAAGAATCAAAAGTGTGACTTTTTATTCAATTTTGGGTATGCAGGTTGCGAATTATGCGGTCAATATGAATTCCGGGGAAATCAATATTGAAAAATTGAAGCCGGGAAAATATCTGATCCGCTATATCTTAAGTGATAATACGCAAAAGGTTACTCAAATCGTAAAACAATAAATTAGAATCCTGATAATCATCAGGATTTTTTCTTTTACATTAATTCTGTGTAATATTTCCGTAACTTTCAGAACTTTTTTATACTAATTGTAAAAGAACAATTTAATGTTAAAAGCTGAACATATTAAAAAGACCTATAATGCCGGAAAAAAGGTCGCATTGGATGATTTTAGCATCCATGTTCCAAAAGGCAGTATTTATGGGCTTTTAGGCCCCAACGGAGCCGGAAAGACTTCTTTTATCCGCATTATCAATCAGATTACTCAGGCTGACTCAGGAGACATCTTCATCAATGGAGACAAACTGAATCCGGACCATATCAGAAATATCGGCTATATGCCCGAAGAAAGAGGCTTATACAAAAATATGAGCGTGGGTGATCAGATCCTTTACTTTGCCGAGCTCAAGGGAATGAGTAAGAACGACGCCCTGAATGAAGCCAAAATGTGGTTTGAAAAGCTAAATATTGATCAATGGTGGAAGAAAAAGCTTTCCGAGCTGTCCAAAGGTATGGCACAAAAGATACAGTTTGTGGTAACCGTTTTGCACAGGCCCCATCTTTTGATTCTCGATGAACCGTTCTCCGGTTTTGATCCTGTCAATGCCAATTTAATAAAAGATCAGATCATTGACCTTAAAAATAACGGAACCACCATTATTCTTTCTACCCACCGAATGGAAAGTGTAGAGGAAATGTGCGATTATGTAGCGTTGATCAACAATTCCAAGAAGATTATTGATGGCCGGGTTTTCGATGTAAGAGAAAAGTTTAAGAAAAATATTTTTGGGGTTACCCTTTCAGAGGTCAACAATGATCAATTTGAAAATTTTAAAAATAAATACGAAATTTTCAATTTTACCAATGCTAACCAACTTATTTCTTTCGATCTTAAAAACGAAACCGGTCAAAATAATATTCTTCTTGACCTTATCCATGTAGGCCAGGTACGATCATTCGACGAAAGGATTCCTAGTATGAATGAAGTGTTTATTAATGCCGTAAGTAATCATTCTTAATTTATGAATAATATTTTTTTAATTACAAAGAGGGAATTTCTTACCCAGGTTAAGAAAAAATCTTTCATTATACTGACCTTATTAGCTCCTATACTTATTATTGCTTTTGGCGCTGTGATAGGACTCATGTTTAAGGCGAATGAATCTCACAGTATCATAGAAGTGGTGGATAAAAGCGGATTATTTAAAGATCAGCTTACCTCTAATGATAAACTGAACTATGAATTTATTTCTGCAGCAGATGAAAAATCAAAAATCAATCATCTAAAAGGCAATGAATCTTTAGACGGCATTTTGATCTTACCCGAATTACGGAATCAGAATTTTGATGCGCTGGAAAAAGAGACCCGGCTGGTCATCAACAGTAAAATAGGCCTTGATACCAAACAAAAGATCGTTTCTGATATTTCCAATGTCATCAAAAAAGAAAAGATCAAGCAATTAGGGATTCAGGAAGCCCAGCTAAATGATCTCGATAAAAGTTTCGTCTTGAAAACCATTAATGTTTCTGATGACAACAAGGAAGATTCTGATCTTGCTTTTGGAGTAAAAACAGGCTTAAGCATGATTTTAATGTATGTTACCTTTATGTTTATCATTATTTACGGGGTAAGGGTCATGCGAAGCGTTCTGGAAGAAAAGAACAACCGTGTGGTGGAAATCATTATTTCTTCTGTAAAGCCATTTGAGCTGATGATGGGGAAAATCCTTGGTGTAACATTGGTGGCACTGACCCAGTTTATTATCTGGATCACCATGTCTGTGATTGGGGCTGTGGTTCTTAACACCGGTTTTTCTTCAATACAAAGGAATATTCCCAGAGGCAATGAGGAAGTGATGAATAAACTTGATGTGACGCAGCTCGCCACCCAGATATCCCACAGCTTACTGGAAATGAATTTCCCATTGATCATCTTTGTGTTCATCGTATTTTTTCTTTTAGGATATATTTTCTACAGCTCTATTTACGCAGCGATCGGTTCTGCTGTAGATAATGAAACAGAGACTCAGCAGTTTACTTTATTTGCTATTCTACCACTGATGTTGGGAATGTATGGTAGCTTCTCGCTGATGAATAATCC contains:
- a CDS encoding TM2 domain-containing protein, which codes for MPAAILGILVGWLALNKFYLGYTKEGIIQIVLNIVTFGVASVIPFIEGILYLFMSDKQFDDTYVYGRKGWL
- the hemB gene encoding porphobilinogen synthase; translation: MIHSRNRRLRVNESIRSLVKENVLTTDDFVMPIFVMEGENKQEAIPSMPGIFRRSIDLTVKECKELFSLGVKAVNLYMKVSEHLKDNTGKEAWNKDGLMQNTIKAIKDAVPGMVVMPDVALDPYSIYGHDGIIENGKILNDATNDALARMSVSHAEAGADLVAPSDMMDGRVLVIREALEESGFTDVGIVSYAAKYASSFYGPFRSALDSAPKDDMEIPKDKKTYQMDFHNSREALNEVYKDIEEGADVIMIKPGLPYLDIVSKVREAIDLPIAVYNVSGEYAMVKAAVQNGWLDNDKTIIENLTCFKRAGADMIFTYFAKEAAMILNK
- a CDS encoding T9SS type A sorting domain-containing protein, with product MKKLLLLILFAGTFVGFSNNVQAQLKEPNSISQKSDDGVVIAYPNPAKDYLIIKAKDSSLRIKSVTFYSILGMQVANYAVNMNSGEINIEKLKPGKYLIRYILSDNTQKVTQIVKQ
- a CDS encoding ABC transporter ATP-binding protein, encoding MLKAEHIKKTYNAGKKVALDDFSIHVPKGSIYGLLGPNGAGKTSFIRIINQITQADSGDIFINGDKLNPDHIRNIGYMPEERGLYKNMSVGDQILYFAELKGMSKNDALNEAKMWFEKLNIDQWWKKKLSELSKGMAQKIQFVVTVLHRPHLLILDEPFSGFDPVNANLIKDQIIDLKNNGTTIILSTHRMESVEEMCDYVALINNSKKIIDGRVFDVREKFKKNIFGVTLSEVNNDQFENFKNKYEIFNFTNANQLISFDLKNETGQNNILLDLIHVGQVRSFDERIPSMNEVFINAVSNHS
- a CDS encoding ABC transporter permease, encoding MNNIFLITKREFLTQVKKKSFIILTLLAPILIIAFGAVIGLMFKANESHSIIEVVDKSGLFKDQLTSNDKLNYEFISAADEKSKINHLKGNESLDGILILPELRNQNFDALEKETRLVINSKIGLDTKQKIVSDISNVIKKEKIKQLGIQEAQLNDLDKSFVLKTINVSDDNKEDSDLAFGVKTGLSMILMYVTFMFIIIYGVRVMRSVLEEKNNRVVEIIISSVKPFELMMGKILGVTLVALTQFIIWITMSVIGAVVLNTGFSSIQRNIPRGNEEVMNKLDVTQLATQISHSLLEMNFPLIIFVFIVFFLLGYIFYSSIYAAIGSAVDNETETQQFTLFAILPLMLGMYGSFSLMNNPDGPLGFWLSIIPFTSPVAMIARIPFGVPAWQIALSIVLLLGTTIFMIFLAGKIYRVGILMYGNKATLKELWKWIRG